tttccagttttacacATGAACAATATAAACCAATAGCACAAATTATACCGAGAACAAAATTAACGATAGTGAATCCTCCCAAAGATTTTACTCATTGAATGGGGTTGATATTAGATAACCCTTGCAGTGAAGAATCTGGTTCACTGTAAAGGACATtattgcagccataaaaaagaaggaatcatgtcttttgtgggaacatggatggagctggaggccattatccttgggaaacgaacacaggaacagaaaaccaaataccacatgttctcacttataagtgagagctaaatgatgagaactcatgaacacaacgAAGGGAAGAACAGGCACTGAGGTCTAgttgagggaggagggtggggggagggagagaagcagaaaagaggaCTATTGTATACTGCGCtgaatacctgggtgatgaaataatatgtacaacaaacccctgtgacatgagtttacctgtataacaaacctgcacatgtacccctgaacctaaaataaaagttaataaaaatgaaagaaagaaccTGGTTCAGAAGGCAGGGAGCACCACGGTTGGGTCTCTTCGGTCTCCTGCTGCTGGGACGCTCCCCAGACGCTTTTAACCTTTCCAACCCTGGCACAGGCTCCCAGTTCCTGGGTCAAGGTCGCAACTTGAGTTTCTCTGGTGTTTGCTCTGAGTCAGGGTCAAGGTCTGTGCCTCTGGAAGGAATGTTCTGGAaggcacatgtgtgcatgtgccccATCGTGtgtgtgaatgtttgtgtctgCACATTTGCATTCATTATTGGGCCTATTTTTATGTATTGGGAACCCTGAGCTCAGGCCCATGCCTGCAGATCCAGTCTAACCCCGCAGGCCCACTCCCATTTCCTGCCGTGACCTGAGTCCACCCGTCGTCACACACGCAGGCCTGGTGGGCAGCATCTCCTCTCCAAGTGGCCATAGCAGCGGCGGTATCACATACCTggcttttttctttaatgtggAGTACTCCGTATAATGAtaggaagataaaatatttttgacaaaatgaatatttttcagtTCATCTTTGATAGAAAGCATTGGGATCAAATAACGCTGTGAGCAGTGCTTGTCAGAACCTCTCTCCTGCTTTTGACACGGGGCAGTGCTATGGCCAGAGCACCCTTGTTCAGTGGGGCCCTACAATGTCTGTGCCTGCCCTTCCTTCTGCTGCAACCCCTGTAGGGTGAGTGGTCCTCAGCTCCCAGACTGTTTCTCCTAGGCATAAAGTCAGGTAGAAATTTAGCATTTTCAGAGTTACATTACTGGGTAATTCAGGTGCTCTATTTACAcgttaaaacagaaacaaataatatttatttgcaaaCCAAATCACTCGGTGTAGCGAGCCTGGCAATTCAGGTCAGCCCTGACCTGCCCTGCTGCTGAGCTGTTCCCGGCATACACTGCTGTTGTCACTGGGCTGCCACTGCTGCCTCccaccccacacactcacaccccactGTCTTTTATGGCTGGGAAGGATTGTGAGTGTCAAATATACTTTCTATATAAGctgaaacttttaaagaaaatttcagaaggAATACAGGAATCCATGCTCATGGTAAAACTGCCAACAACATAGAAGctgattgtattagtctgttctcacaccgctataaagatactacctgagacggagtaatttataaagaaaagaggtttaattgactcatggttctgcatggctgggaaggcctcaaggaacttacaattatggcagaaggggaagaggcatgTCTTACAGGGCGTCAGGCGAGAGAGAGCAAAAAAGAGCAGGGAAAaatgccttataaaaccattagctcttgtgagaactcattactatgagaacaatatgggggaaactacccccatgatccagtcgcctcccaccaggtccctccctcgacatgtggggattatggggattacaattcaacatgagatttgggtggaaaaaCAGCCAAACCATTATCATTCTGCCCACGGCCCCTCCCCAATCTCATGTCttaacatttcaaaacacaataatGCCCTTCCAACcatcctccaaagtcttaactcaaaagtccaagtccaaattctcatctgagacaaggcaagtcccttccacctatgagcctgtaaaatcaaaaccaagttagttacttccaagatacaatgggggtacaggcatttggtaaattattccatttcaaatgggagaaagtggccaaacaaaggggctacaggccccttgtaagtccaaaatccagtgaggcaatcattaaatcttaaagctccaaaataatctcctttgactccatgtctcacattcaggtcacactTATGAaaaaggtgggttcccatggtcttgggcagctctgcttctGTGGCTTTGTAAGGTACAGCCccccttctggctgctttcatggactggcgttgagtgtctgcagcttttccaggccacagtgcaagctgtcagtgggtataccattctggggtctggaggatggtggccctcttcttacagctccactaggcagtgaccCAGTGTGTACTCTGCTATGGGGGCTCCagccccatatttcccttcctcACCACCCTAACAGGTTCTCCATGAAggttccacccctgcagcaaacttttgcctagACATCCAGCTGTTTCCATACttcttctgaaatctagacagaggttcccaaacctcaattcttgaatTCTGTgcaggcttggggcttgcacctgcTGAAGCAACAGCTTAAGCTGTATGTGACACCTTTTAGCCACTACTGGAGTTGGAGTGGCAGCAGCTGGGACAGAAGGTGTCAAGtccagaggctgcacagagcagtggggccCTAGAtttggcccatgaaaccatttttccctcctaggcctccattCCTGTGATaagaggggctgctgcaaagtcctctgacataccctggagacattttccccattgtcttggtgattaacacttggctcctcgttacttatgcaaatatctGCAGCCAGCTTGGACTTCTGCccaaaaaatgggtttttctcttctatcatattgtcaggctgcaaattttccaaacgttAATGCTCTGCTTCTTTGTAAACATATGTTCCAATTTCAGGTCATCTCTGTCacattcaaagttccacagatcttaggacagggacaaaatgccaccagtctctgctaaagcatagcaagagagAACTTCACTCCTGTTctcaagaagttcctcatctccatctgagaccaccgcagcctggacttcatcgtccacatcactatcagcattttggtcaaaaccattcaacaagtctctaggatgttccaaacttccccacattttcctgtcgttttcctgagccctccaaattgttccaatcTTTGTctattatccagttccaaagttgcttccacattttgggtatctttatagcagtactctactctctgcagtaccaatttactgtattagttcattcgcACACTGCTATAAGACAGAgcagtttataaaggaaagagatgtaatggattcacagttctgtatgactggggaggcctcaggaaacttacaatcatggtggaaagggaaaaggcacatcttacatggcggcaggcaagagagagcgtGCAAGAGCAGGGAAAGCTGCCTTATAAAatcatcggatctcatgagaacccagtatcatgaggacagcatgggggaaaccacccccatgatccaatcacctcccacggggtccctccctcgacacgtGGGAATTaggaggattacaattcaagatgagatttgggtggggacacagccaaaccatatcactggtgGACAAACACCTTGTGAGGGCatcagctcatttaatcctcaccaccaTCTTATGAAGGAGGAGTGGGCATTGTCACAGACCCTGCTTCAGAGAGGTGGAAaggaaggcacagagaggtttagGTATTTTGCCCAAATGCACAGCACTAAGTAggagcaggatttgaacccaggcagtctagcACCAGGTGAAAACCCTTCTTCACCCTCTCCCCATGCAGAGTTAAACCCTCCTGGTGTGGGGTGACAGACGCATTACAGATGGATGCACTCATGTCCCTGTGTAAATGCACAGCTTGGGGCttgctctttttctcctttgaaaacAGATAGAGCCGTCTTATCCTGCTGATGCTTGGAGACGCTTCTCCATTTCTCACCCACCCACAGTGTCCCACAGCCCCACAGTTCCACCAGTAGACCGTTTCCCACGGATGGCATTTAAGTTGCTTCCCATGTTTTGTCATAACAATGTTCAACCCTCATCGTCCTTTGTATATTTTGTGTGCACTCGtgaatatttctgtgaaaatctCCCCTGGAAGTGGATGCTGGGTGAAGGTCTGAATGTCATCACTGGGGGTAGATGTTCACCTACTGTTCTCGAGGTGGCACCACTTTCCAGCCCAACCTGGCCTGAGACTGTCCACTTCCCACACCTCCCCATGCTGCAGGCTGCCAACTCCTAAGCTCACATCTTAATATGTTCAGTTTTCAACAAATTCACACGTGCAACCAGAAACCAAGAGGAGGTTCCCCGCGGTCCCACTTTTCAGAGGCATCTTACGGTCATTCCTCCTCTTTACCACCAGCGTGGTTTGCTTTTATGTCTAGTTCTTGATCTGTCGACCTCAGATATTACCTCTCAGCCTCGATGATCAAAGGTGGGGATCTGGCTCACTCATGCTGGCGCTGCTGGAGGGAGGCAGTCATGGCATTGGGTTTTGGTCTTCCAGGAGGCACTTGTGGCAGCAAGTGCCCTTGTGTTTCCCCAGCGTTCCTCTCTGCTTCCATGGCAGAAGATCCCAGTGTCTTTGTTTCTCCCGAGTTCCTAGAGCTCTGGAAGCCCCAGGCTGGGAGGAGTGGAGGTGCATGGTGGGGTGTGGCAGAGATGCGGGGCCGTGGATCTGATGACACTGCAGCTTTCAGACTTGTTTtatgagagagaatgagagagaaacaaCTTCCATTTCATTCCCTGTGGTTTGGGGATTTTGTGTGATGTGCACCCTAATTTAACCCCAAATGAAGTAATGTCATTACGACTGCCTCTGTGGTTCTGTCTTCTGCACTCACTCCGTGAGGGGACCCTGACTCTGCTCCGTGCCTCCTCTCGGCCAGCACCAGGTgctctcaccaccgcactccccTCAGCTGGTACCGGATGACAGGCCACCCTTTTCTACAGAGACAACTGAGTTCTGTGCTTTGTCCACAGCTGAGTTCCAAAGAAACCCTAAACTACACGTGCATTACTACAAGTGTGTGAACACTGGTTTCCTCCCAAAGTCTGCAGAGCTGGagcccacagcctccccagacAGGCAGGaagctctgcctcctcccctgcATGCCCCACCCAGCTCACGAGGAGCTAGTTGGAGACTCTGGGTACCACCGTGCGCACCCAACGCACCGTTAACACACTCAAGTATTTGGACCGCAGGTGGTACTTGCGTCTTTACTCAAACTTGCTGTTGTGGATGTTGGGGGACAGTGGTGGCGATGTTTGGCTAAAGAGTGACCATCATCTCAGTCTGACAGAGGCTATGCTAGTGTTAGCATTAAAAGTCCCATGTCCATACAACCCCCtgagtaggctgggcatggtgattcatgcctgtaatcacagcactttgggaggctgaggcaggtggatcatctgaggtcagcagttcgagaccagcctggccaacatggtgaaaccccatctctactaaatattgaaaaattagccagcatggtggtgggtgcctgtaatccctgctactcagggaggctgagacaggagaatcacttgaacccggaagatggaggttgtagtgagccaaaatcgcaccattgcactccagcttgggtaacagagagagaggctctgtctcaaaacaaacaaacaagcaaaaacaaatccTCAGTCCCAAGCAAAATGGGACAATTGGTGACCCTGGTGAAGCACGTGCTGTAAGAATTTTTCCTAAACGATGAGTGGGTAAGAATTGTTCTGAGTCTCTACCTATTCAGAGTcgtcattctttttccttttcatgtcAAAGCTAGTTTGATTCCTCGTAGGATTCTAGGTTAAACGACAGTTTCTTCTCAGACCTCTGGAATAGGTCCCATTGGCAGGCCACCCACATTCTCCTGAAAGCATTCTTGACTGTCCACCCGCATCAGTCCACAGGACGGAGCCACACAGCCAGGACGGAGCAGCACACCTGCTCTCCTCCACCTTAGGTCAATTCCAGGCCCACCTGGGGTGCACTCTGCAAATGCCAGCAACTTGTAAGGTGCAGTAGGTCCTTACTTGATGTCACCAGTAGGTTCTTGGAAAGTGCAGCCTTAAATGAAAGGACATGTAACAAAATCCATTTTTTCTCCTTAGGATGAAATGATGTTGAAGGAAAGAATGCTATTTGAGCACCTGCTGTCTGTCCTTTTGTTgaaagttgcagtttccaagaacctaatGATGACCTTAAGTGAGGAATTAGTGTGCTCATAAaaattttttagaagttttacTCTTACAGGAAAATGGTGAGGATAATGCAGAGAGTTCTCCTGTAACAGAAATTTCTACTATTATTCACGTCTTAACATGAGATGGGCACATCCTGTCCCTGTGTTTGAAGACTGGACAAGCCCACTCCCACGGTGCACAGCTGGGGCGTGCCCCTCCGTGGTGGGGTGACCTGGCCCTGTCACCCAGTGACATCCCCATGCTTTGTGTCACTTGAACCACAAAATCTGAGTGAAAACAAAAGTCCATGAACGTCCAGGGCGGCCATCAGACGTGTGCAAGTAAGTCTCATGAAACAAAAGTTTCCCTGGATGGGGACAAAATACACTTCCTTCTGCTTGTCGCCATCCCTGGCTCCTTCCACTCGGTCCGTCTCCATGACGTGTTCCTCTGCTGCTCTTCCTctgaataaaaaggaaacacGCCTCGTAAGGACAGCAGGGCCGGGCTGGAGCCGCCTCTCCCCATCAACACTGATGGCGTGGTGCCTCTTGGCCAGCCCTTCTCTCTCAGCACcagtgttttcctttcttccagaACCTCCTCTTGGCTGAGGCCTCATGGGGAAAATAGAGGCACTGGGCCCCAGGGAAATGCCAGCACCCCGGGCCGGAGAGTAGCCGAGCTCCAGACTGAGTCATCGCTCCGTGGGCCACAAAAGCTGGTTCGTGCACAGCAGCCGCGCTGGGCTCCGGCACACACGACAGAATGCGTTTCTTCACACAAACTGCACTTGGCGGATGTCGCCTAAAAGACAGGAACGCCGAAATTCCAACAGAACGACCAGGGGTGGCTCTGTCCTGCAGGCTGAAGGCTCTGAGGGACACCGTGTTTCTGGAAGGTCAGCATGAAATGCTGGTGGGCACCCACTCCTCACCTCCGTGACAGGCACGTGTTGGCTCCACCAGGCTGCAGAAGCCACATGAGCTGCTTTAACAGAAGAAATTTGTGTAAAGAACAGCTCTCGGGGCGTGGGGCTGTTAACCAGGAGGGTGTGCAGTGCACGCACTATCCAGGTTCCGGTCCGTCTTCCTCCCATAGTCATCACCCTGTTGGGCGTTTCATGTTGTTGCTGTGAAAACTTGCCATTGCTTGAGTCACGCTGACATGGCTCCTGCTCCAGGGTTTCCAGTCTTTCTGCTCCTAGACTGACTCAGCGCTGGTCGTTAGGCACTGCCCATCAAGGGGAACTTGCCCTGGGCATGGAAAATGCTGACCAGCTCCCTGTTTTGGAAAATGACCTCATCCCCAGGCTGCCCACAGGAGGTGGAGCATGCCAGTGCCGTTGCTTACTGGTGtgtgtagcactgtttttgttctttttgtgcaGCCTGTGGAGTGTACTTCTATAGCTGTCATTTCACTCCTGTGTTTTCCCGGCCTTGGGCGAGGATCCCACGCTGCTGGGAATGAAAGCTGCCTGTTTCCTCGGTTGCTTTCACAGTCCCTCCCTCGCCCAGagagaggttttttgttttgttttgttttgtttgagacaggatctcactctgtcacccaggctggagtgcagtggcacgatctcggctccctgcagccctgcctcccaggcttacaCCGTCCTCCCACCtgtgaagggaaaataaatctCGGGCCCCCAAACTCAAGCcagagggaaaagtcaagctgggaactgggtcGTGCAAACCTGCCTCCCCTTTTGGTCCCTAAATAAGACGTTATCTTGTGTAAAAATAATGCAGATTCAATGAGCCAAAGGCGTGACTATTTTTCTCTACCTGCCTCttacatgaaaattgtgtacTTGTCATTATCCCACCCTTTCCTCTTTAAATTtggagccctcaaaatcatcttcgGAGAAAGGTACAGACTGTTTCCCGGGTGTTCGTCCTcaactttggcaaataaacctcctaaaatgattgagacttgtcttgtcatttttctcaattgacacacctcagtctcccaagtagccgggactacaggcatgcgccaccaagcccagctaatttttgtattttttgtagagacaaggtctcacgttgttgcccaggctggtcttgaacccctgagctcaaacaatctgcccatcccaggctcccaaagtgctgggattacaggcgtgagccactacacccagccgaGAGAATTTTAAAACCACTAAGGAAATAGTGCCGTTGTTATGAATCAGAGACTTAATGTGCTGTTTCATGTAGTGATTCCTGTCGTTTTGCTTGCAAAGTTGGCTTCAATTATCTTGAATTATATGAACTGTCAGAAAAGCCCTACAGTAGATGATGGTAATGAAAAGACATCCTTTAGCAGACAGGAAATAGGACTGATTCACTGATGCATCTGAATTgcaatttttgtttctaaaaaccTTGTAATTAAATTCCCTGGTGAGAGCACAGTGGCCTTCataaatgggaaaacagaaaaatcgaAGTAGTTCTCAAACTGTCCTGGAATCTTAAAGTTCAGGGGGCACCTGGCAGAGGGGAGCCATAGAAAGATGGCAGGAAAGGGAGGGTTAAGGTGAGGCCAAGATAAGCCAAGCAGGACTGTTCtagtttgtcttttttattttgttcttaagAAAACTTGCTGAATGTTCTTAAGAAAACTGGCTTCAGATCTTTCggtttgaaaacaaaaaaggcaataaaatgaaACACCCGATGTGTCCTCTGCCCTTCCCCAGCCCTCCTGCCTCTACCTGCCGTGGGTGAGCACTCTTCAGGGTGCCTGGTGGAGAGGCCCTTGCCCTCCCCTGCATGGAGCTAGGGTGGCCTTAGGCCAATAACCATCAAAGAACTCAGGCCCTCAGTTCAGTGACCTGGGGGAGCAGGAGGGAACTGGGTCCAGTCACCAGCCATGGGCATGAGCTTGGATGCAGAGGCTCCAGGGGAGCTTTCAGATGagactgcagccctggctgacacTGCACTACGATCTCACGAGAACGTGAGCCCGAGGAAGGGGCTTCTCCCCGGGTGGGATGTCCTGCCTCAAAGCTGAATGCTCTGCTGCTGCTGTCAGTGCTGTGTTTTGAGGGGGATGCCCCGTGCTGCACTGACCAGCTCTAACCTTGGGGACTCTGCAGCCCTGGTCATGTCCCGGGGACCCCTTTGAGGTGACCTTTCAGCACAGGTACTGGGCGGGTACCCACCCCCCAGCCTCTGCCAGACCTTGCGGAAGAGGCACACACCCCTCTTTGCCGCACTGCGGACCCGCCCAGGTACTGGGGCACTTGGTCATGCGGGGGCTGCGACCATTACTGGGATGAGGCCTGAACTCCCGGTGGAGACCCCTTTCCCAAGCCTGCACTTCCCGGAGCCCTGGGACCTCCCAGAGTCCTCTTGACCTATGTGGCTCTGCTTGTGCAGGTTAGAAACTTCTAGTTCAGCTTCCCTGGCTTAGCCCTGCCGGTTTTTCTGCTGAATGCCCAGAGAATTGGGGGACCCATGGCgcccctccctctgcccacccCTTCCCTGCCTGCCCGCCCACGAGGCTCAGCCACGCAGCAGCTGTAGGACTTTTCACCTGGCCCTCACCTGTGGGGCCTCCGCCTCGTCCTCAGCTCTCCCTGTGGATTGACCACAAAGTGGTCACTCAGAGTCCCTCAGGGATGGTTTCAGCGCTTCACCggcctcccttccccaccctgcaACCTTCAAAGCCCGAGCGCACGCCTCGCACGTGCTATTCCCAACAGAGAAAAATGTGACCCCATCCACGTCCTGCCCCAGACACCCAGGAGCTGCAGTCCTCTCCTCTTTCCGCGGAGTGGAAGCTTCTCCAGGGCTTGAGATGCCCACCTTCCCAGCGACTCCTGCCCGGCAGACTCCGATTCCGAACCCATTCTGTCCTCATGGCCCCTTTCCGGCCCCATCTCCCCTGCCCATCTCCTGAGACCTAAGGCCCCTAGGCTCCTGAGCGGGCCCCAGCAGGGCCCCTGAGCCCCATGATTCTGCACTGCCTGGGCCTTCCCGCCGGAGCCCACCCTggcccttccctcctgccccccAACAGGAGGCCGAGCTGCCCTCAGGGGCCTCTTCATGGTGTGCAGGTGccccccaccccggcctcccCTCCCTGATggcctctctgcctctcccctcccccacggcccctccctccacccttccCCATGGCTTCtgatcctcccccctccccaagcGCCTGCTCTTCCATCCATTCTCCAGATCTGCGCATCACACACAtaacattcacacacatgcatacattcaCACCCACACAAGTCACACgttcacacacgcacacacattcaTCCACACATGTACAAGTCACACGACATTCACACAAGTGCATACATCCGTACCCACACAAgtcacattcacacatgcacattcaTCCACACATGTACAAGTCACACATTAACACAAGTGCATACATTCACACATCCACACCCACATGTCACGTAACATTCACCCACGCACACACGTTTATCCACACATACACAAGTCACACATTCACATACCTGCGTTCACACACATCCACAGATACACGTCACACTCGCACACATGCCCACACCTCGACACAACACCCACATGCAGCATTCACATCCACACATGCACGTCACACACATGttcacacgtgcacacacataacACAAGTCTCACTACAACCACTCATGCACACCAGCCACACATATAAAACATTCACATCTGCACACATGCATTCATAAACGTCACACACAGCATTTACACATGAACAGCAgccacacacatttacacacatcCACATGCATCACACATACACATCTGCGCACACGTCACACAAATCAGCATTCACACGTGcaccacatccacatccacacacatcaCGTACATTCACATATAAacattcacacattcacacacaccagGTTCCCACTCACAACACTCACACTTCCCTTCACATTCCCATACACGCATCTGCACACTCACACATTCCCGACACACTTCCCTCCACATTCCCCCCACATTCCCACACTGACACTCTCAAACCCCCACAGTCCTTGCACACATTGGCACACTCACATTCATACACGGACACACATCCTCATGCTCACTCATGCATTTGCACACACTGATACGCATCATCACACACTCGCACGCTCAGGGTCTCCCTGGCTGCAGCTGTGTCCGGGGTCACTGTTCACGTTGCTCAGTGCAGACACTTGGGGTGGTGTCTACCTACAGCTCCCAgctccagccctgccctgccgCAGCCCCCACTACCCTCCCACTGCCCCGGGACCCCCATTCGCCCCAACCCCGGCTGCGGTTCCCCCAAGCAGAGCCGCGCTGGAACCGCCCGGCTCAGCCCCCTCCACCGGCACCTGCGCCCCTCCCCCGGTTCCCGCCCTCCCGATGGCTCCTCCCCTTCCACCCGCTGCCTGTTTCTTGACTCGCC
The window above is part of the Macaca mulatta isolate MMU2019108-1 chromosome 17, T2T-MMU8v2.0, whole genome shotgun sequence genome. Proteins encoded here:
- the LOC106994381 gene encoding LOW QUALITY PROTEIN: putative uncharacterized protein encoded by LINC00346 (The sequence of the model RefSeq protein was modified relative to this genomic sequence to represent the inferred CDS: substituted 1 base at 1 genomic stop codon), with the translated sequence MRPQPRGGSGRKENTGAEREGLAKRHHAISVDGERRLQPGPAVLTRRVSFLFRGRAAEEHVMETDRVEGARDGDKQKEVYFVPIQGNFCFMRLTCTRLMAALDVHGLLFSLRFCGSSDTKHGDVTGXQGQVTPPRRGTPQLCTVGVGLSSLQTQGQDVPISC